Proteins encoded by one window of Chondromyces crocatus:
- a CDS encoding response regulator transcription factor, whose amino-acid sequence MKHPTQGDGDEAAVTSVNPSRRIAGSERGNVFNDTTARRLASARRLLVVEDDDSIAMGLEMNLQAEGYQVTVAKDGEQGLSLARSNDFDLLILDLMLPRLNGFELLRILRAEGHVLPVILLSARGAEMDKVMGLELGAEDYITKPFGLAEMLARVKAVLRRDAIARPDGSMLRSGEVEINRDTREVRRGGTLVELTATEFDVLLCLVESSGRVLSREQIQARVWGPAHHGTTRTIDNFILQLRSKLEENPAAPRHIITVRGVGYRFIA is encoded by the coding sequence ATGAAGCACCCGACCCAGGGAGACGGAGACGAAGCCGCCGTGACAAGCGTGAACCCCAGCCGCCGCATCGCTGGATCCGAGCGAGGGAACGTCTTCAACGACACCACGGCTCGCAGGCTCGCGTCGGCGCGTAGGCTCCTCGTCGTCGAAGACGACGACAGCATCGCCATGGGGCTCGAGATGAACCTGCAGGCCGAGGGCTACCAGGTCACCGTGGCCAAGGACGGAGAGCAGGGCCTGTCCCTGGCCCGGTCGAATGACTTCGATCTCCTGATCCTCGACCTGATGTTGCCACGGCTGAATGGCTTCGAGCTGCTGCGCATCCTCCGCGCCGAAGGTCATGTGCTTCCGGTCATCCTGCTGTCGGCGCGGGGTGCCGAAATGGACAAGGTGATGGGCCTGGAGCTCGGCGCCGAGGACTACATCACCAAGCCGTTTGGACTCGCCGAGATGCTCGCTCGCGTGAAGGCCGTGTTGCGCCGCGATGCCATCGCCAGGCCGGACGGCTCGATGCTCCGCTCGGGTGAGGTGGAGATCAACCGCGACACGCGGGAAGTGCGGCGAGGGGGGACGCTGGTGGAGCTGACGGCCACCGAGTTCGACGTGCTCCTCTGTCTCGTCGAGTCGTCCGGCCGCGTGCTGTCACGAGAGCAGATCCAGGCGCGCGTCTGGGGACCGGCTCACCACGGGACCACGCGAACCATCGACAATTTCATCCTCCAGCTACGAAGCAAGCTGGAGGAGAACCCCGCCGCACCGCGACACATCATCACGGTACGCGGCGTTGGTTACCGTTTCATCGCTTGA
- a CDS encoding ABC transporter permease encodes MRGFWPIFKRELFSLFVTPLAWVLLTAFLVVQGLHFFLIVTHFANQADLAADGGPVQSFFGQTIFLYLPLLFICPLLTMRLFAEERRSGTIEALLTAPVGTTGVVLAKYLAALVTYIVMWAPTLLYLVLIQQTGEVDWRVVGASYLGLILVGGGYLAIGTMTSAMSSSQVLAAGLSTMTLVALFMLGIGEFIVPSGPVHDLCAYLSVWTQMNDFSRGIVDLRRLTFDATLIALPLFITVRAVDAWRWG; translated from the coding sequence ATGAGAGGCTTCTGGCCCATCTTCAAGCGAGAGCTGTTCTCGCTCTTCGTCACGCCCCTGGCCTGGGTGCTGCTCACGGCCTTCCTGGTCGTACAAGGCCTGCATTTCTTCCTGATCGTCACTCACTTCGCCAACCAGGCCGATCTCGCAGCCGATGGTGGGCCAGTGCAGAGCTTCTTCGGACAGACGATCTTTCTTTACCTGCCACTCCTCTTCATCTGTCCGCTGCTCACTATGCGGCTCTTCGCCGAGGAGCGACGGAGCGGGACCATCGAGGCGCTGCTCACGGCTCCGGTGGGGACGACCGGCGTCGTGCTCGCCAAGTACCTCGCGGCCCTGGTGACGTACATCGTCATGTGGGCGCCAACGCTGCTCTACCTGGTGCTCATCCAGCAGACGGGCGAGGTCGATTGGCGTGTGGTGGGGGCCTCGTACCTGGGGCTCATCCTGGTGGGCGGAGGCTATCTCGCGATCGGCACGATGACCTCTGCCATGTCGAGCAGCCAGGTGCTCGCCGCGGGGCTCAGCACCATGACACTGGTTGCGCTGTTCATGCTCGGGATCGGGGAGTTCATCGTCCCCAGCGGCCCGGTCCACGATCTGTGCGCGTACCTCTCGGTGTGGACTCAGATGAATGACTTTTCTAGGGGGATCGTCGACCTGCGTCGTCTCACGTTCGATGCGACGCTCATCGCGCTTCCCTTGTTCATCACGGTGCGCGCGGTCGATGCCTGGAGGTGGGGGTGA
- a CDS encoding SH3 domain-containing protein gives MVKGTVKKERPVTVQIPRPAEEQPVWTRVGVIAAIGFVIGVAWPRLAGVRIGPSVPGDGRKTEAEATPTAAPALAPPPDTAAPETTPPPAEASRKNEQLVVVGPGSVTRCADKKNKKVDDCGELKFDAVALPKLQELAQCPSALGLEGKLSLGFDINFDKSEVQVVKGKKKSNLPSSTINGILQCAAREFTNVALDAIPHKHARYSLAYTATFYPPGKHPDEAGSAGTKPAEGEEGAAPSEDGTTGTADVAWDTALVRSRPKNGDVVLRLVRGTRIKLIGRENDWYKVEHRGKSGWLYRGAIGL, from the coding sequence ATGGTGAAGGGGACCGTGAAGAAGGAGCGCCCGGTCACCGTGCAGATTCCTCGCCCCGCGGAGGAGCAGCCGGTGTGGACGCGGGTAGGCGTCATCGCCGCGATCGGCTTCGTGATCGGCGTCGCCTGGCCACGGCTCGCTGGCGTGCGCATCGGGCCGAGCGTTCCAGGGGATGGCCGCAAGACCGAAGCAGAAGCCACGCCCACGGCTGCCCCTGCGCTCGCCCCGCCTCCTGACACGGCAGCGCCCGAGACCACGCCGCCTCCGGCGGAGGCCAGCCGCAAGAACGAGCAGCTCGTGGTCGTCGGCCCAGGGTCTGTCACGCGCTGCGCCGACAAGAAGAACAAGAAGGTCGATGACTGCGGAGAGCTGAAGTTCGACGCCGTCGCCCTGCCGAAGCTACAGGAGCTCGCCCAGTGCCCCTCGGCGCTCGGGCTGGAGGGAAAGCTCTCGCTCGGCTTTGATATCAACTTCGATAAGAGCGAAGTGCAGGTGGTGAAGGGGAAGAAGAAGTCGAATCTTCCCTCCTCGACCATCAACGGCATCCTCCAGTGCGCGGCGCGCGAGTTCACCAACGTCGCGCTCGACGCCATCCCTCACAAGCACGCGCGCTACTCGCTCGCGTACACCGCGACCTTCTATCCACCTGGCAAGCACCCCGACGAAGCCGGGAGCGCCGGTACGAAACCAGCCGAAGGTGAAGAGGGGGCCGCTCCCAGTGAAGATGGGACGACGGGAACCGCCGACGTCGCGTGGGACACGGCCCTGGTCCGCAGCCGACCCAAGAACGGTGACGTCGTGCTCCGGCTGGTGCGCGGCACCCGCATCAAGCTGATCGGCCGGGAGAACGACTGGTACAAGGTCGAACATCGCGGCAAATCGGGCTGGCTCTACCGCGGAGCGATCGGCCTGTAG
- a CDS encoding sensor histidine kinase produces MAVRPRRDLTTLGYRRIIQLLVYLVIVPGVLLSAVGFLLLVLGEAQYNLLMGILVLTFCGTLATGVILVWVFLRRERNLSELQADFVSKVSHELRTPLTSIRMFTETLQLRRGDPLSEDRCIEALTKESSRLQQLIDRLLDWGRMESGRRIYELGEYHIHEIIDEAIKAFEPTRERRDVELEISIDASIPKVSCDKSAIVDSLVNLLSNAYKYGGSPRWIGVNVVAIPKGVSISVRDNGKGIARREHKRIFEKFYRVDDLLARQQEGSGLGLSIVRHVMRAHRGRITVDSEPGKGSTFTLILPSKLSSRSQAVTGSQPA; encoded by the coding sequence ATGGCGGTCAGGCCTCGGCGCGACCTCACCACGCTCGGCTACCGCCGGATCATCCAGCTGCTCGTCTACCTGGTGATCGTCCCCGGCGTGCTGCTCAGCGCCGTGGGGTTCCTCCTCCTCGTGCTTGGCGAGGCGCAGTACAACCTGCTGATGGGGATCCTGGTGCTGACGTTCTGCGGGACGCTGGCGACCGGTGTGATCCTGGTCTGGGTGTTTCTCCGCCGAGAACGCAATTTGTCCGAGCTTCAGGCCGATTTCGTCTCGAAGGTCTCGCATGAGCTCAGGACGCCGCTCACCTCGATCCGGATGTTCACCGAGACCCTGCAGCTGCGGCGGGGGGATCCTCTCAGCGAGGACAGGTGCATCGAGGCGCTGACGAAGGAGAGCTCTCGGCTCCAGCAGCTCATCGATCGCCTGCTCGACTGGGGCCGCATGGAGAGCGGCCGACGCATCTACGAGCTGGGTGAGTACCATATCCACGAGATCATCGACGAGGCCATCAAGGCCTTCGAGCCCACGCGCGAGAGACGGGACGTCGAACTCGAGATCTCCATCGACGCCAGTATCCCCAAGGTCTCGTGCGACAAGAGCGCCATCGTCGACTCGCTCGTGAACCTGCTGTCGAACGCCTACAAGTACGGGGGTTCACCGCGGTGGATCGGCGTGAACGTGGTGGCCATCCCCAAGGGCGTATCGATCTCGGTTCGCGACAATGGCAAGGGGATCGCACGCCGCGAACACAAGCGAATCTTCGAGAAATTTTACCGCGTCGACGACCTCCTCGCGAGGCAGCAAGAAGGTTCTGGCCTCGGGCTCTCGATCGTGCGGCACGTGATGAGAGCACACCGCGGCAGGATCACGGTCGACAGCGAACCGGGGAAGGGCAGTACCTTCACGTTGATCTTGCCCAGCAAGCTCTCATCACGATCCCAGGCCGTCACAGGAAGCCAGCCCGCATGA
- a CDS encoding DUF3293 domain-containing protein, whose translation MDQALLRSYFSTIYELPTANGPLRASLDGEIVQDQSLLPELLNRKFAVLTAYNPRSMLIPRRVNDQRHMVLRDLLILGCYRVEPCVGSEAEPEGVWREPAWLVHGMDRDEAISFGRVFRQNTVVFAQNGRPELIITDPTADDIGRTFQGNWRVRA comes from the coding sequence ATGGATCAAGCGCTTCTTCGTTCGTATTTCTCCACGATCTACGAGTTGCCGACCGCGAATGGCCCACTGCGGGCCTCGCTCGACGGCGAGATCGTCCAGGATCAGTCGTTGCTGCCCGAGCTGCTCAACCGGAAGTTCGCCGTGCTCACGGCCTACAATCCCCGGTCGATGCTGATCCCCCGGCGCGTCAACGATCAGCGCCACATGGTCCTGCGCGACCTGCTGATCCTCGGCTGCTACCGGGTCGAACCTTGCGTGGGTTCCGAGGCGGAGCCGGAGGGCGTGTGGCGTGAGCCTGCGTGGCTCGTCCACGGGATGGATCGGGACGAGGCCATCTCGTTTGGCCGTGTGTTCCGGCAAAACACCGTCGTTTTCGCACAGAATGGCCGGCCAGAGCTGATCATCACCGATCCGACGGCCGATGACATCGGAAGAACTTTTCAAGGGAACTGGCGGGTTCGCGCCTGA
- a CDS encoding alpha/beta hydrolase, producing MTTVTLGPLKVHTVGGADRKGGGDGPAILLCHGFGAPGDDLVPLARVIDAGEGVRWFFPEAPLTVNLGYGMSGRAWWPLDLALLQQQMMEGHARDLAQETPPALAEARAALEACIEALVTHHGVRRDRLLVGGFSQGAMVTTEVTLHAEEPFAGLAVLSGSILSADRWRVASKRTAPGLKVLMTHGRADPILPFPSADALRALLTDAGAEVDWLPHAGQHEIPREALLRLASFARGCFLSATG from the coding sequence ATGACGACCGTGACCTTGGGACCCCTGAAGGTCCACACCGTGGGGGGGGCTGACCGAAAGGGAGGGGGAGATGGCCCCGCCATCCTGCTTTGCCACGGATTTGGCGCGCCTGGAGACGATCTCGTGCCGCTCGCGCGTGTGATCGACGCGGGTGAAGGGGTTCGATGGTTTTTCCCCGAGGCGCCGCTCACGGTGAACCTCGGCTACGGGATGAGCGGGCGCGCCTGGTGGCCGCTCGATCTCGCCCTCCTTCAGCAGCAGATGATGGAGGGGCATGCGCGGGATCTGGCGCAGGAGACCCCGCCGGCACTCGCCGAGGCGCGCGCTGCGCTGGAGGCATGCATCGAGGCCCTGGTGACCCACCACGGCGTGAGGAGAGACCGCCTCCTCGTGGGCGGGTTCTCTCAAGGGGCGATGGTCACCACGGAGGTCACACTCCACGCGGAGGAGCCCTTCGCCGGCCTCGCTGTGCTCTCCGGGTCGATTCTGAGCGCGGACCGCTGGCGTGTGGCCTCGAAACGGACGGCGCCAGGCCTGAAGGTCCTGATGACCCATGGACGCGCCGATCCCATCCTGCCTTTCCCGAGCGCAGACGCTCTCCGCGCGCTGCTCACGGACGCGGGGGCCGAGGTGGACTGGCTGCCCCACGCCGGCCAGCATGAAATTCCGCGGGAAGCCCTCCTGCGCCTGGCGTCGTTTGCGCGAGGCTGCTTCCTTTCCGCGACAGGTTAG
- a CDS encoding ABC transporter ATP-binding protein, whose translation MIEVEHLSKRYGTHLAVDDISFKVDRGEIVGFLGPNGAGKSTTLRILAGFLGATSGRVSVAGHDLVDDPLKARAALGYMPETSPLYPEMRVSEYLTFRAELKLVPRAARRSAVERAMRDAGVEHVASTPIGHLSKGYRQRVGLADALVSDPPLLILDEPTAGLDPNQIREVRALIRRLGDDRTVLLSTHILSEVEATCSRAIVISRGRLVAEGTIDEIRAMRRPPAVCLAVRGDTERAVAAARAVTGVRTVLTPSAFSDDATGSVEVELDQEVDAGEVTEAVVRALVGADIGIRSISHRAESLEQVFSELTRGESTHAALPHEPGASTGSVPGTPTPPRKSKKGKR comes from the coding sequence ATGATCGAGGTCGAGCACCTCTCCAAACGGTACGGCACCCACCTGGCGGTCGACGACATCAGCTTCAAGGTCGACCGGGGTGAGATTGTAGGATTCCTTGGCCCCAATGGTGCCGGCAAGAGCACCACCCTGCGCATCCTCGCAGGCTTCCTGGGTGCGACGAGCGGGCGGGTCAGCGTCGCGGGGCACGATCTCGTCGACGATCCACTGAAAGCGCGAGCGGCGCTCGGCTACATGCCCGAGACCTCACCGCTGTACCCGGAGATGCGCGTCTCCGAGTATCTCACGTTCCGCGCCGAGCTGAAGCTGGTGCCGCGTGCCGCTCGCCGCAGTGCAGTGGAACGGGCGATGCGGGACGCAGGCGTCGAGCACGTCGCAAGCACCCCGATCGGCCACCTCTCCAAGGGGTATCGTCAGCGCGTCGGCCTTGCAGATGCGCTCGTGAGCGACCCTCCCCTGCTCATCCTGGACGAGCCCACCGCAGGGCTCGATCCGAACCAGATCCGCGAGGTTCGCGCGCTGATCCGGCGCTTGGGTGACGACCGCACCGTGCTGCTGTCGACGCATATCCTTTCGGAAGTCGAAGCGACCTGTTCCCGCGCGATCGTCATCTCCCGGGGACGTCTGGTGGCCGAGGGGACCATCGACGAGATCCGTGCGATGCGTCGCCCACCCGCCGTGTGCCTCGCCGTCAGGGGTGACACGGAGCGAGCGGTTGCAGCAGCGCGCGCCGTCACGGGCGTGCGTACCGTGCTCACGCCGTCAGCATTCAGCGACGACGCCACCGGGAGTGTCGAGGTCGAGCTCGATCAAGAGGTGGATGCGGGTGAGGTCACCGAAGCCGTGGTGCGCGCACTCGTGGGAGCCGACATCGGCATCCGCTCCATCTCCCATCGTGCGGAGTCGCTCGAGCAGGTCTTCTCCGAGCTGACACGAGGCGAATCTACTCACGCAGCGCTCCCGCACGAGCCAGGCGCGTCCACGGGGAGCGTGCCTGGGACGCCGACGCCTCCCCGGAAGAGCAAAAAGGGGAAGCGATGA
- a CDS encoding GldG family protein has protein sequence MSERTSHARHGTPLLTKLSASAGIIAAMVLAVLVNVLASRHYKRWDWTRGGLYTLSDATVQTLRALEEPINVYVLLPASDPLNLSIRHLLEAYSGETRRLQVQYTDPDNHPAEFLAVQQRFGVVAGKTDEGQIITDAVVIVARGDRPHYLTARDLVAVEDEEDLRSRPRLEQALTGAIRSVLSTERPRICFTGGHAERSVEAGGTMGLAALRDRLNKNNFEVVQLGEEVGHDDDQGAVVRARTPSAEELASCRLLIVASPSDPVPTAEVSAWRRYVEQGGSALVVAGPVPDSDDRHYLELGLDELLSLAGVRLEKDFIFELDPAHRSTQGHGETFLPIVRPHPVTEGLLQARKLGLEPVLTIASALRPTGSGSAAPVSLLETSEKAFGMVDFFAWAKDPSAPKPSEGDHRGPLTVGYAVELPRPQNSSSSIGPRMVVVSSPSLLFGANWQNPELRGTAVFVDSAISWLSARPALLDIPDKAAIVAGLKISEGSLASIFRYVVLYMPLAAALLGVAVHLARRPRGPATNKPSEPDEPTPSGSSKPDDAVARPGASESAS, from the coding sequence ATGTCCGAGCGCACGTCTCACGCCCGACACGGTACGCCGTTGCTGACCAAGCTCTCCGCGAGCGCCGGCATCATCGCCGCGATGGTGCTCGCGGTGCTGGTCAACGTGCTCGCCTCCCGGCACTACAAGCGATGGGACTGGACGCGGGGCGGCCTGTACACCCTGAGCGATGCCACCGTGCAGACGCTGAGAGCGCTCGAGGAGCCGATCAACGTCTACGTACTTCTGCCCGCCAGCGATCCACTCAATCTGTCGATCCGGCACCTGCTCGAAGCCTACAGCGGAGAGACCAGACGCCTTCAGGTGCAGTACACCGACCCCGACAACCATCCGGCCGAGTTTCTCGCCGTCCAGCAGCGCTTCGGGGTGGTCGCTGGCAAGACCGACGAGGGTCAGATCATCACGGATGCCGTGGTGATCGTCGCGCGAGGCGACCGCCCTCACTACCTCACGGCGCGTGATCTCGTCGCCGTCGAGGATGAGGAAGATCTCCGCTCCCGCCCTCGCCTGGAGCAGGCACTCACCGGTGCCATCCGGAGCGTGCTGTCCACCGAGCGTCCGCGCATCTGCTTCACGGGTGGGCACGCCGAGCGCTCCGTCGAGGCGGGCGGTACGATGGGCCTCGCTGCTCTGCGCGATCGCCTCAACAAGAACAACTTCGAGGTCGTCCAGCTCGGTGAAGAGGTCGGGCACGACGATGATCAAGGCGCCGTCGTTCGCGCCAGGACGCCCTCTGCCGAAGAGCTTGCGTCCTGCCGGTTGCTGATCGTCGCCTCGCCCAGCGACCCCGTCCCCACGGCGGAGGTCTCGGCGTGGCGCCGCTACGTCGAGCAGGGCGGCAGCGCGCTCGTCGTGGCCGGTCCGGTCCCGGACAGCGACGATCGCCACTATCTCGAGCTGGGCCTCGACGAGCTGCTCTCGCTGGCAGGGGTGCGGCTCGAGAAGGATTTCATCTTCGAGCTCGATCCCGCCCACCGATCCACGCAGGGCCACGGGGAGACATTCCTGCCCATCGTGCGACCCCACCCGGTGACCGAAGGGCTTCTTCAGGCGCGCAAGCTCGGGCTCGAGCCCGTCCTCACGATCGCCAGCGCGCTCCGGCCCACCGGCTCTGGCAGCGCGGCACCGGTGAGCCTGCTCGAGACCAGCGAGAAGGCCTTTGGCATGGTCGATTTCTTCGCCTGGGCCAAGGATCCCTCGGCGCCCAAGCCCTCCGAGGGCGATCATCGAGGGCCTCTCACGGTGGGGTATGCCGTCGAGTTGCCCAGGCCGCAGAATTCCTCCTCGTCGATCGGGCCACGGATGGTGGTGGTCAGCTCGCCCAGCCTGCTGTTCGGTGCCAACTGGCAGAACCCCGAGCTTCGTGGCACGGCGGTCTTCGTGGACAGCGCCATCTCGTGGCTGTCGGCACGTCCGGCACTCCTCGACATTCCCGACAAGGCAGCGATCGTCGCTGGCTTGAAGATCAGCGAGGGCTCGCTGGCGTCGATCTTCCGCTACGTCGTGCTCTACATGCCTCTCGCCGCGGCCCTGCTCGGGGTGGCGGTCCATCTTGCTCGCCGCCCCAGAGGCCCTGCGACGAACAAGCCATCCGAGCCCGACGAGCCCACCCCATCCGGGTCGTCGAAGCCTGATGACGCCGTCGCACGTCCCGGGGCATCGGAGAGCGCGTCGTGA
- a CDS encoding DUF4340 domain-containing protein, whose amino-acid sequence MKLALRRHATTLTLVLLAASAAVVVLVVDRDVVTTDEAEGRKRNLLEAWRPADISELTLTAGGKTAILRRSPPDSIGQKPWTVTLDGRTHPADEQMVDQLLGTLEFATAERRVSADAADPSALGLGTPRVIVELVMGARRERITLGGSAPTPQGAMYAEVAGRGTFVVTKQLATALDLDIERLRSRSIVPYLSTQLSGLRLEGEGGTRRFTKAPWGGTRGDGFRFDGTTPEGTARVRAEAIDRTLIALGKMQADVFLSSDEATASAKPRVTLTLLPRDAADAPAIIELGGDCPRTKLTPSTPRAAQPPGEDSAAPSGNDDPASSLVVAVRREPTIAAACVPASVLEALTRPVDDYVDLWPIAAPIDEIVEMTWAGAQTLDLAREDAGWHQRAPEDRRVSSDAGRALAQSLVDVQAARIIPAGDARGLESPRATLKVISTPPAFGQQTPGERIETLDIGAPVGEFVHVRRAEDGVILEIPRAEAEALVPSELAVRPLKIFSFRTSQIRSLRLEVGGRVQRLQRTTTGAWDLVEPSAEGLVADIGLATDVAELLAGLSAQRWVSADAGNGYGLARPRAIITAEIQQDAEGGNSDAARQTREIRVELGAPATSGAYARTGESPAVFVAPASLETAASRLLLSRAVFMPPLDRIRQITLTPERGTPTVVTAGPGGLRLTSGPLHEGAEATMLAAGVRDALNGLLAEEAVSLGAPTAAQGLDKPRLRVEIALSPGDVPEGPLRFTLGAGDVIRGTTVYYARREGIPATYVIAQSRVRPLLEAAGIR is encoded by the coding sequence GTGAAGCTCGCGCTGCGTCGACACGCGACCACACTGACCCTGGTCTTGCTCGCCGCATCCGCGGCCGTCGTGGTGCTCGTGGTCGACCGCGATGTCGTGACGACCGACGAGGCCGAGGGTCGCAAGCGGAACCTCCTCGAAGCCTGGCGTCCAGCAGACATCTCGGAACTCACCCTGACCGCCGGCGGCAAGACGGCGATCCTTCGCCGCAGTCCCCCCGACAGCATCGGACAGAAGCCGTGGACGGTCACCCTCGACGGGCGCACTCACCCCGCAGATGAGCAGATGGTGGACCAGCTCCTCGGCACGCTGGAGTTCGCCACCGCCGAACGTCGCGTCTCTGCAGATGCCGCCGACCCCAGCGCGCTCGGCCTGGGCACCCCGAGAGTCATCGTCGAGCTCGTCATGGGGGCTCGTCGTGAGCGCATCACGCTGGGAGGGAGCGCGCCCACACCGCAGGGCGCCATGTATGCTGAGGTCGCGGGCCGCGGCACGTTCGTCGTCACCAAGCAACTCGCCACGGCGCTCGATCTGGATATAGAGCGACTTCGCTCTCGCAGCATCGTCCCTTACCTCTCGACCCAGCTCTCGGGCCTGCGTCTCGAAGGGGAAGGTGGAACCCGGCGGTTTACCAAGGCGCCCTGGGGCGGAACCCGCGGAGATGGCTTCCGCTTCGACGGGACGACACCCGAAGGCACCGCTCGGGTGCGGGCCGAAGCCATCGATCGGACGCTGATCGCTCTCGGGAAAATGCAGGCCGACGTTTTTCTGTCCAGCGACGAAGCCACCGCATCCGCGAAGCCGAGGGTCACCCTCACCCTGTTGCCTCGCGATGCGGCGGACGCGCCAGCCATCATCGAGCTGGGCGGAGACTGCCCGCGCACCAAGCTCACACCGTCGACCCCCCGCGCGGCACAGCCCCCTGGAGAAGACTCCGCCGCGCCTTCAGGGAACGACGATCCCGCTTCTTCCCTCGTGGTGGCCGTACGGCGTGAGCCCACGATCGCCGCAGCATGCGTTCCTGCATCGGTCCTGGAGGCACTGACCAGGCCTGTGGACGACTACGTCGATCTCTGGCCGATCGCCGCACCAATCGACGAGATCGTGGAGATGACCTGGGCTGGTGCGCAGACACTCGATCTCGCGCGCGAGGACGCTGGGTGGCATCAGCGTGCCCCCGAAGATCGCAGGGTCTCGAGCGACGCGGGCCGTGCGCTCGCCCAGTCGCTCGTCGACGTGCAGGCAGCTCGCATCATCCCCGCCGGCGACGCCCGCGGTCTGGAGTCACCGCGCGCCACGTTGAAGGTCATCTCCACGCCTCCTGCCTTCGGGCAGCAAACCCCCGGCGAACGGATCGAGACGCTCGACATCGGCGCTCCCGTGGGCGAGTTCGTCCATGTACGTCGGGCCGAGGACGGCGTGATCCTCGAGATCCCACGCGCCGAAGCCGAAGCGCTCGTGCCCAGCGAACTCGCGGTGCGACCGCTGAAGATCTTCTCGTTCCGGACGAGCCAGATCCGCTCCCTGAGACTGGAAGTGGGCGGTCGTGTGCAACGGCTGCAGCGCACGACCACGGGTGCATGGGATCTCGTCGAACCCAGCGCCGAAGGACTCGTCGCCGACATCGGGCTCGCGACGGACGTCGCCGAGCTGCTTGCAGGCCTCTCGGCGCAGCGCTGGGTGAGCGCGGACGCCGGCAACGGCTATGGTCTCGCCCGTCCCAGAGCCATCATCACCGCGGAGATCCAGCAGGATGCCGAAGGCGGCAACAGCGACGCTGCCCGCCAGACCCGTGAGATCCGCGTGGAACTCGGCGCACCGGCGACGTCTGGCGCCTATGCGCGCACGGGAGAGTCCCCTGCGGTCTTCGTCGCGCCAGCCTCCCTGGAGACGGCCGCTTCGCGCTTGTTGCTCAGCCGAGCGGTGTTCATGCCGCCCCTGGACCGCATCCGCCAGATCACCCTCACTCCTGAACGTGGGACTCCCACCGTGGTCACGGCTGGCCCCGGGGGGCTTCGCCTCACCAGCGGACCCCTGCACGAAGGAGCGGAGGCGACGATGCTGGCGGCCGGTGTCAGGGACGCTTTGAACGGCCTCCTTGCCGAAGAGGCGGTGTCTCTGGGGGCGCCCACGGCAGCTCAGGGGCTGGACAAACCACGCCTGCGGGTCGAGATCGCCCTGTCTCCGGGTGACGTTCCGGAGGGGCCGCTCCGCTTCACCCTGGGAGCCGGCGACGTGATCCGTGGCACCACGGTGTACTACGCACGGCGCGAAGGCATCCCGGCGACCTACGTCATCGCCCAGTCCAGGGTCCGTCCGCTCCTGGAAGCGGCTGGAATACGCTGA